The candidate division WOR-3 bacterium region ATTTTCTCCCTTATGGATTTATGGAATAGAACCTTTAAAAAGCAGTATATTATAATAACTTATGAAGATTTTTTTTTCAATCAAGGTTCAAATCCTCTTATTAAAAAGAAGGGTAAAAAATGATTAGAATAGATGAACTTACAAGAGAAGGAGAGCTGTATGAGGTTTTAGATAACAAAAAAGTAAGATGTTTTGCCTGTGCCCATAAATGTGTTATATTTGAAGGTAAAAGGGGAATCTGCCAGGTTAGATTTAATGTAGAAGGAAAACTTTATGTTCCTTTTAATTATGTTTCAGGACTTCAAAATGATCCTATTGAAAAAAAACCTTTTTTTCATTTTTTACCAGGTTCTTATGCCTTAACCTTTGGGATGCTTGGTTGCGATTTTCATTGTCCATATTGCCAAAACTGGATAACATCACAAGCTTTTAAAGATGAAAGAGCTATCCTTTATTATGAGGAAATAACACCGGAAGAGATAGTAAAAATAGCACTTTTAAAGGGTTCAAAAAGTGTAATTTCTTCCTATAATGAACCACTTATAACAACAGAATGGGCAAGGGAAATTTTTAAATTAGCAAAAGAAAAAGGTCTTAAAACAGGTTATGTTTCTAATGGTTATGTAACTGATGAGGTTTTGGATTATCTTACCGGTTTAATTGATGCCTATAAAATTGACCTAAAAAGTTTTAAAGAGGAAAATTATAGGATTTTAGGTGGAAAACTTAAATATGTTCTTGAAGGGATTGAAAAAGTTTTTAAAAGGGGATTATGGCTTGAAATTGTTACACTCATTGTTCCAGATTACAATGATTCTGAAGAGGAATTAAGAGAGATTGCAAAGTTTATTAAAAGTTTATCACCTTTTATTCCATGGCATGTTACTGCCTTTCATCCTGATTATAAAATGCAAGATCGTAATAGAACCTCTGTTAGAAAAATAATGAGAGCAAGGGAAATTGGACTTGAGGAAGGTCTTAAATTTGTATATGGAGGAAATGTTTGGGGTTTTCCTGAAATTGAAAGCACCTATTGTCCTTCTTGTGGAGAAATTCTCATTAAAAGGGAAACATTTTTTGTTTTAGAAAATAAAATTAAAAATGGAAAATGCCAAAAGTGTAAAACTGAAATAAAAGGAATATGGAATTAAATTTACCAATAAAAACCCTTGATTTAAAAAGATATTACGGGAAAGTCTGTGCTCTTGATGGTATTTCAATAGAGGTTAAAGAGGGAGAAATTTTCGGGCTTTTAGGTCCTAATGGAGCAGGTAAAACAACCTTTATAAGAATTCTAACAACTTTACTTTTACCTTCTTCAGGAAAGGCTTATGTTTTGGGTTATGATGTGGAAAAAGATTTTAGAGAAATAAGAAAAAGAATAAATATGGTATCAGGAGGTGAAGAGATAGGTTATGGAATTTTAACCCTTGAAGAGACCCTTTTTTTATTTTCCCAATTCTATGGAATTTCAATTAAAGAAACAAGAAGAAGAATAAAAGAACTTTCTCAATTACTTAACTTAGAACCCCATCTAAAAAAAAGAGTATCAAGACTTTCAACAGGATTAAGGCAAAGGATGAATATAGCAAGGGGATTTATAAATAATCCTCAAGTAATATTTCTTGATGAGCCAACAATGGGACTTGATGTTGAGTCAAGTATTGAGGTTAGACGATTCATTAAAAAATGGGTAAGAGAAAACAGTGGAAAAACAATACTTCTAACAACCCATAATATGTTTGAAGCAGATGAGTTATGTGATAGAATAGCAATAATAAATAAGGGAAAAATCCTTGCCTGTGATACACCTCAAGGGTTAAAGGAAATGGTAAAAAAGGAAGATATATATGAGTTTGAAATAAGAGCAAGAG contains the following coding sequences:
- the amrS gene encoding AmmeMemoRadiSam system radical SAM enzyme — translated: MIRIDELTREGELYEVLDNKKVRCFACAHKCVIFEGKRGICQVRFNVEGKLYVPFNYVSGLQNDPIEKKPFFHFLPGSYALTFGMLGCDFHCPYCQNWITSQAFKDERAILYYEEITPEEIVKIALLKGSKSVISSYNEPLITTEWAREIFKLAKEKGLKTGYVSNGYVTDEVLDYLTGLIDAYKIDLKSFKEENYRILGGKLKYVLEGIEKVFKRGLWLEIVTLIVPDYNDSEEELREIAKFIKSLSPFIPWHVTAFHPDYKMQDRNRTSVRKIMRAREIGLEEGLKFVYGGNVWGFPEIESTYCPSCGEILIKRETFFVLENKIKNGKCQKCKTEIKGIWN
- a CDS encoding ATP-binding cassette domain-containing protein — encoded protein: MELNLPIKTLDLKRYYGKVCALDGISIEVKEGEIFGLLGPNGAGKTTFIRILTTLLLPSSGKAYVLGYDVEKDFREIRKRINMVSGGEEIGYGILTLEETLFLFSQFYGISIKETRRRIKELSQLLNLEPHLKKRVSRLSTGLRQRMNIARGFINNPQVIFLDEPTMGLDVESSIEVRRFIKKWVRENSGKTILLTTHNMFEADELCDRIAIINKGKILACDTPQGLKEMVKKEDIYEFEIRAREYELKKTSELSILEKKKLEGERIYIKIRTQKNLPFERIINEIKRNKEEILSFKKIEPTLEEVFVKLVGKTFEEIEKEK